A genomic region of Leptolyngbya sp. NIES-2104 contains the following coding sequences:
- a CDS encoding Uma2 family endonuclease: protein MSQQVRWTTADLELLPESSNRYEIIDGELYVTRAPNWRHQTAITNTAAELRDWSIVSGLGVAIPMPGIIFSDADNVIPDLIWISHDRLSVTEDEAGHFTAAPELVIEVLSFGKENERRDRETKLKLYSTRGVQEYWILNWQLQQVEVYRRAQAALQLVATLSASDTLTSPLLPGFACFVSRFFL, encoded by the coding sequence ATGTCTCAGCAAGTTCGATGGACAACCGCAGATCTTGAACTCCTTCCAGAGAGTAGCAATCGCTATGAAATCATCGACGGAGAACTGTACGTGACGAGAGCGCCCAACTGGAGACATCAAACCGCAATCACAAACACAGCAGCAGAACTAAGAGACTGGTCGATCGTGTCTGGATTAGGAGTTGCAATTCCAATGCCTGGAATTATCTTTAGTGATGCAGATAATGTGATTCCAGACTTGATTTGGATTAGTCACGATCGCTTATCCGTAACTGAAGATGAAGCAGGACATTTCACCGCCGCGCCCGAATTAGTGATCGAAGTTCTATCGTTTGGGAAAGAGAACGAACGACGTGACCGCGAAACTAAACTCAAACTCTACTCAACCAGAGGTGTCCAAGAATACTGGATTCTGAATTGGCAGCTTCAACAGGTCGAAGTGTATCGCCGAGCGCAAGCTGCCTTACAGCTCGTCGCAACCTTGAGCGCTTCAGACACTTTGACATCGCCACTTTTACCTGGATTTGCGTGTTTCGTTTCTCGCTTCTTTCTGTAA
- a CDS encoding Mov34/MPN/PAD-1 family protein, with product MILRLHSQHLLSIRVHAERTYPDECCGLLLGKSDPTGKTVMDVKATNNGWKDDRSDLTKNRRYEIAPEEMLAAMKEARSRNLDIIGIYHSHPDHPAIPSDYDRAAAWSQYSYAIVSVSEGKSVDVRSWSLDDQQVFQAEDLLIQ from the coding sequence GTGATTCTCAGACTCCACTCTCAGCATTTACTGAGCATTCGTGTTCATGCCGAGCGCACCTATCCAGATGAGTGCTGCGGTTTGCTGTTGGGCAAGAGTGACCCCACTGGGAAAACCGTCATGGATGTAAAAGCAACGAACAATGGATGGAAGGACGATCGCTCAGATTTGACGAAAAACCGTCGATACGAAATTGCGCCTGAAGAGATGCTGGCGGCAATGAAAGAAGCGCGATCGCGAAATCTCGATATTATCGGGATCTATCACTCCCATCCGGATCATCCGGCGATTCCTTCAGACTACGATCGAGCGGCTGCCTGGTCACAGTACAGTTATGCGATCGTCTCTGTCTCTGAGGGAAAATCGGTTGATGTTCGTAGCTGGAGCCTCGACGATCAGCAGGTTTTCCAAGCGGAAGATCTTTTGATTCAGTGA
- the moeB gene encoding molybdopterin-synthase adenylyltransferase MoeB has translation MLNPNLDEIQLTNDDYARYSRHIILPEVGLDGQKKLKAASVLCVGTGGLGSPLLLYLAAAGIGRIGIVDFDVVDSSNLHRQIIHGTSWVGKPKIESAKQRILEINPTCQVDLYETRLSSENALQIAEPYDLVIDGTDNFPTRYLVNDVCVLLNKPNVYGSIFRFEGQATVFNYEGGPNYRDLYPEPPPPGLVPSCAEGGVLGVLCGIIGTIQATEAVKIILGQGNTLSGRLLLYNALEMKFRELKLRPNPVRPVIEKLVDYEEFCGIPQAKAAEEQEKANMQEMTVQELKALIDSGAIGKEYVLLDVRNPNEYDIAQIPGSVLIPLPDIENGSGVEKVKELVNGHKLIAHCKMGGRSAKAIGILKSAGIDGINVKGGITAWSREVDPSVPEY, from the coding sequence ATGCTAAACCCAAACCTGGACGAGATCCAGTTAACAAACGATGACTACGCCCGATATTCCAGGCATATTATTCTGCCGGAAGTCGGTCTTGATGGACAGAAAAAACTCAAAGCCGCAAGCGTTCTTTGTGTAGGAACGGGCGGATTGGGATCGCCTTTGTTGCTCTACTTAGCGGCAGCAGGGATTGGACGGATTGGAATTGTCGATTTTGATGTGGTCGATAGTTCTAACCTGCACCGCCAAATCATTCACGGAACTTCTTGGGTCGGTAAGCCTAAGATCGAATCGGCAAAGCAGCGGATTCTAGAAATCAATCCGACGTGTCAAGTAGATCTCTACGAAACGCGATTGAGTTCTGAGAATGCCTTACAAATTGCTGAACCGTATGATTTGGTCATCGACGGAACCGACAATTTCCCAACGCGCTATCTAGTGAATGATGTCTGCGTGTTGCTCAATAAGCCGAATGTGTACGGCTCAATTTTCCGCTTTGAAGGACAGGCAACCGTCTTCAACTATGAGGGTGGTCCGAACTATCGCGATTTGTATCCAGAACCCCCGCCACCTGGATTAGTGCCGTCCTGTGCTGAGGGCGGCGTGTTAGGTGTACTGTGCGGAATTATCGGAACGATTCAGGCGACTGAAGCGGTGAAGATTATTCTCGGACAAGGCAACACACTCAGCGGACGATTGTTGCTGTACAACGCACTAGAGATGAAATTCCGGGAGCTAAAATTGCGCCCGAATCCGGTGCGTCCTGTGATTGAGAAGTTAGTGGACTACGAAGAATTTTGTGGAATTCCGCAAGCAAAAGCGGCTGAAGAACAGGAAAAAGCCAATATGCAGGAAATGACAGTTCAAGAACTCAAAGCACTGATCGACAGTGGCGCGATCGGGAAAGAATACGTTTTGCTCGATGTCCGCAATCCAAACGAATACGACATCGCTCAAATTCCTGGCTCTGTCTTGATTCCATTACCGGACATTGAGAACGGTAGCGGCGTTGAGAAAGTGAAAGAACTGGTCAACGGTCACAAGCTGATTGCTCATTGCAAAATGGGCGGTCGATCGGCAAAAGCGATCGGGATTCTCAAATCCGCCGGAATCGATGGCATTAACGTCAAAGGCGGCATCACGGCTTGGAGCCGCGAAGTCGATCCTTCTGTACCGGAGTACTAA
- a CDS encoding DUF4365 domain-containing protein, which produces MTTKRKKSKGTAAVGVNYVRQIVEGDNSIFQTVNEDNDIGNDAYIEFVVDEEATGCFVWVQIKSGISYKRKNHYAISADKDHFEYWNSHIVPVIGIVYDPEIQSAFWINISEYIKENSSAVKDNSHTLCISPLNELNAKTFSTFKKLFLEKHTSYKGLENFGRALEYFAMVDQADKCFDGLLTLFVSYRNKRASWFYMINSFSSIEDRKSLFQLVSYLSLLSGHMDIFWHPKNFIDAEVIEYAKVHLAKDFNILEVVKLLSIVDDWGFSRGSIGYATFTIISLINNKTSLLEKIAFDNSLSDLMRSNALFLLIHFEQFDSTKKCINLINRYLKKYSDTEYEEVISSMKEIIEIEGFLGYIG; this is translated from the coding sequence GTGACTACCAAAAGAAAGAAGAGTAAAGGAACAGCCGCAGTTGGGGTCAATTACGTTCGTCAAATTGTAGAAGGAGACAACTCAATTTTCCAAACTGTGAATGAAGACAACGATATAGGAAATGATGCTTACATTGAATTTGTTGTAGACGAAGAAGCTACCGGATGTTTTGTATGGGTTCAAATTAAGTCTGGTATCTCTTACAAGCGGAAAAATCATTACGCAATCTCAGCGGACAAAGATCATTTTGAGTATTGGAATAGTCATATTGTGCCAGTTATTGGTATCGTTTATGATCCAGAAATTCAATCTGCATTCTGGATCAATATCAGTGAATATATTAAGGAGAATTCATCTGCTGTCAAAGACAATTCGCATACTTTGTGTATTTCACCACTAAATGAGCTTAACGCTAAAACCTTTTCGACCTTTAAGAAACTATTTCTTGAGAAACACACATCGTATAAAGGGCTAGAGAACTTTGGTCGCGCTCTTGAATATTTTGCAATGGTAGATCAAGCAGATAAATGTTTTGATGGTTTGTTAACACTCTTCGTCAGTTATAGAAATAAAAGAGCATCCTGGTTCTATATGATTAACTCATTCTCAAGCATTGAGGATAGAAAATCACTCTTTCAGCTAGTCTCATATTTGTCACTTCTATCAGGGCACATGGATATTTTTTGGCATCCTAAAAATTTTATAGATGCTGAAGTCATAGAATATGCAAAGGTGCACTTAGCGAAAGATTTCAACATTTTAGAAGTTGTTAAACTTCTTTCTATAGTAGATGACTGGGGGTTCTCAAGAGGTTCTATTGGGTATGCTACATTTACAATCATTAGTTTAATTAACAATAAGACAAGCTTGTTAGAGAAAATTGCTTTTGATAACTCACTTTCTGATTTAATGCGGAGCAATGCTCTATTTTTACTAATACACTTCGAGCAATTTGATTCAACTAAGAAGTGTATTAATCTTATTAATAGATATCTCAAGAAGTACTCTGATACAGAATATGAAGAAGTAATCTCAAGTATGAAAGAAATCATAGAGATAGAAGGCTTTTTGGGCTATATCGGTTAG
- the ldpA gene encoding circadian clock protein LdpA — translation MDFYSPRRSLQQGHWFKLICGASFQHLPAIRTLALVYALAGADCIDVAADPAIVSTAREALAIANQLSDEAHDRGYNPSLPWLMVSLNDGEDPHFRKAEFDPAICPPNCSRPCEAVCPAEAINRTGVIDDRCYGCGRCVPICPIEQIATRSYVYAPEVISPMLLQAGIDAIEIHTQVGRTEDFRRLWNAIAPWVDRLKLVAISCPDGDDLIDYLWSLYELMQPLPCELIWQTDGRPMSGDIGDGATRACVKLGEKVLATEIPGYIQLAGGTNRHTVPKLEALGMLHNRRRTSVSRWVSGIAYGSYARSLLLPVLNQLEAMEMMPLNCRSTVTPRTIETVPDLLWQAVELAAPLVGQIKSPERFLQVI, via the coding sequence ATGGATTTTTATTCGCCCCGACGATCGCTACAACAAGGACACTGGTTCAAACTCATCTGCGGAGCCAGTTTCCAACATCTCCCCGCGATTCGCACCCTCGCTTTGGTGTATGCGCTTGCTGGGGCGGATTGTATTGATGTCGCTGCCGATCCCGCGATCGTATCCACCGCACGAGAAGCGTTAGCGATCGCGAATCAGTTATCGGATGAAGCGCACGATCGCGGTTACAATCCTTCGCTTCCGTGGCTCATGGTCAGCCTCAACGACGGTGAAGACCCACACTTTCGCAAAGCTGAATTTGACCCCGCCATTTGTCCCCCGAATTGCTCAAGACCCTGTGAAGCAGTGTGTCCAGCAGAAGCGATTAATCGAACTGGGGTGATTGACGATCGCTGTTATGGCTGTGGTCGCTGTGTGCCGATTTGCCCGATCGAACAGATTGCAACTCGTTCTTATGTGTATGCGCCAGAAGTGATTTCACCGATGTTGCTGCAAGCGGGAATTGACGCGATCGAAATTCATACCCAAGTTGGACGAACCGAGGACTTTAGGCGATTGTGGAACGCGATCGCGCCTTGGGTCGATCGATTGAAACTCGTAGCGATTAGCTGCCCGGATGGAGACGATCTAATTGACTATCTTTGGTCGCTGTATGAATTGATGCAGCCGTTGCCGTGTGAATTGATTTGGCAGACTGATGGTAGACCGATGAGCGGGGACATTGGAGACGGAGCCACTCGCGCTTGCGTGAAATTGGGTGAAAAAGTTCTCGCGACAGAAATACCCGGTTATATTCAACTCGCAGGGGGGACAAACCGCCATACTGTACCGAAGTTAGAAGCACTGGGAATGTTGCACAATAGAAGGAGAACATCCGTTTCGAGATGGGTTTCTGGAATTGCTTACGGTAGTTACGCTCGGAGTCTACTGTTACCTGTTCTCAATCAGTTAGAAGCGATGGAGATGATGCCCTTGAACTGTCGATCGACCGTTACCCCGCGCACAATCGAAACTGTTCCTGATCTGCTCTGGCAAGCCGTTGAACTGGCTGCACCCCTAGTCGGTCAAATTAAATCACCAGAACGTTTTCTACAAGTGATTTAG
- a CDS encoding R3H domain-containing nucleic acid-binding protein, whose amino-acid sequence MAEHSPAYSDLRQTADISQTATDENRMQTTDDLTKLLEILPTDLRDRLLQHPQLDRLVEVVMDLGRFPEARFPGQAEYLSETPITKEDLAESTRKVGDFGGDNRAGIEKTLHRISAIRNRRGEVIGLTCRVGRAIFGTIGMIRDLVESGRSILMLGRPGVGKTTALREIARVLADELDKRVVIIDTSNEIAGDGDVPHPAIGRARRMQVALPELQHQVMIEAVENHMPEVIVIDEIGTELEALAARTIAERGVQLVGTAHGNKLENLIKNPTLSDLVGGIQSVTLGDEEARRRGTQKSVLERKAPPTFDIAVEMMERQKWVVHEEVSDTIDILLRGRQPNPQTRTTDEEGNVTVTHETPQAPEPRSRPQAVPEIGNYFSNQPRGWRSSGRMKAVAGQSNVRTLTPEQQSFERMLDESLGRSFDQVEAESFPGPNGEELPLHVYPYGVSRQQLDQVIQTLNLPVMLTKDMDGADAVLALRSHVKNHAKLRHLAKTRQIPIHTVKANSVPQIAIALRRLLNMDEPGTPGEAELSLIVRGDNEDEIEALEEARLAVEQIVIPKGQPVELLPRSATVRKMQHELVEHYRLKSRSFGEEPNRRLRIYPA is encoded by the coding sequence ATGGCAGAACACAGTCCCGCTTATTCCGATTTGCGTCAGACCGCTGACATTTCACAGACCGCTACAGATGAAAACCGGATGCAAACCACTGACGATTTAACGAAACTTTTAGAGATTCTTCCGACTGATTTACGCGATCGCTTGCTGCAACATCCCCAACTCGATCGCTTAGTCGAAGTCGTGATGGACTTGGGACGATTCCCCGAAGCGCGTTTCCCTGGTCAAGCTGAATACCTGTCAGAGACACCGATTACGAAAGAAGATTTGGCAGAAAGTACGAGAAAAGTTGGAGATTTTGGCGGCGATAATCGGGCAGGAATTGAGAAAACGCTGCACCGAATTAGCGCAATTCGGAATCGTCGGGGTGAAGTGATTGGCTTGACTTGCCGTGTAGGACGGGCGATTTTTGGCACGATCGGGATGATTCGCGATTTGGTCGAAAGTGGTCGATCAATTCTCATGTTGGGTCGTCCGGGTGTCGGTAAAACGACTGCACTTCGAGAAATTGCGCGGGTGTTGGCGGATGAACTCGATAAGCGGGTTGTAATTATCGACACGTCTAATGAGATTGCAGGCGATGGAGATGTGCCGCATCCCGCGATCGGTCGCGCTCGTCGAATGCAGGTCGCTCTTCCTGAACTTCAGCACCAAGTGATGATTGAAGCGGTCGAGAATCACATGCCCGAAGTGATTGTGATTGATGAGATTGGGACTGAGTTGGAAGCACTCGCAGCAAGAACGATCGCGGAACGCGGTGTGCAACTCGTTGGAACGGCTCACGGGAACAAGTTGGAGAACTTAATCAAAAACCCGACGCTTTCGGATTTGGTGGGTGGTATTCAATCGGTCACGCTTGGAGACGAAGAAGCCCGGAGACGGGGAACTCAGAAGAGTGTGCTAGAACGCAAAGCGCCGCCGACGTTCGATATTGCCGTAGAAATGATGGAGCGGCAAAAATGGGTCGTACATGAAGAAGTGTCGGATACGATCGACATTCTCTTACGCGGCAGACAACCGAATCCGCAAACCCGCACGACTGACGAAGAAGGCAATGTCACGGTCACGCATGAAACGCCTCAAGCGCCTGAACCTCGGAGCCGTCCTCAGGCAGTTCCTGAAATCGGGAATTATTTCTCGAATCAGCCGCGTGGATGGCGATCGTCGGGTCGAATGAAAGCGGTTGCGGGTCAGAGCAATGTCCGCACGTTGACTCCTGAGCAGCAATCCTTTGAGCGAATGCTGGATGAGTCGCTTGGTCGTAGTTTTGATCAGGTCGAAGCTGAATCGTTTCCAGGTCCAAACGGCGAAGAATTGCCGCTGCACGTTTATCCGTATGGAGTGAGTCGGCAGCAACTCGATCAGGTGATTCAAACGCTGAATTTGCCTGTGATGTTGACTAAGGATATGGATGGAGCCGATGCGGTGTTGGCTTTACGATCGCACGTCAAGAATCACGCCAAATTGCGTCATTTGGCGAAAACCCGTCAGATTCCGATTCATACCGTGAAGGCGAATAGCGTTCCTCAGATTGCGATCGCGCTTCGACGCTTGTTAAACATGGACGAGCCTGGTACACCTGGCGAAGCAGAATTAAGTCTGATTGTGCGGGGAGACAACGAGGACGAGATTGAAGCACTCGAAGAAGCTCGTCTTGCGGTTGAACAGATCGTAATTCCGAAGGGTCAGCCTGTTGAATTGCTTCCTCGATCGGCAACCGTCCGCAAGATGCAGCATGAACTTGTAGAACATTACCGTTTGAAGTCGCGCAGTTTCGGTGAGGAGCCGAATCGCCGCCTACGGATCTACCCCGCATAG
- the hppD gene encoding 4-hydroxyphenylpyruvate dioxygenase yields MSDAVSIQSFDHLELYVGNAKQAAMFYDRAFGFQSIAYQGLDTGSREIASYVLQQGEIRLVLSSALDPNHQIALKTAKHGDHVAIIALTVMNVDRAFAVSTSRGALSAVPPTEESDENGTYRYATIYGYGNTLIKFVERDRYHGVFAPGYVSRITQPHTDAGLIKIDHVVGNVEQGQMDHWVKFFENVLELDLLAKFDDSVIATEYSALTSSVMQSTTGAIKLPINEPAIGKGKSQIQEFLEYNRGAGVQHVAYLTYDIIDTVTKLKSLGIEFLNVPRSYYTDLEARIGKIDQSIEQLAELGILVDRDREGYLLQIFTRPVQDRPTLFFEIIERHGSQGFGEGNFKSLFEAIEREQALRGNL; encoded by the coding sequence ATGAGTGACGCTGTTTCGATTCAATCGTTTGATCATTTAGAACTGTACGTCGGCAATGCGAAACAGGCAGCGATGTTTTACGATCGCGCTTTTGGTTTTCAGTCGATCGCATATCAAGGACTTGATACCGGATCGCGTGAGATTGCTTCTTATGTGCTGCAACAGGGTGAGATTCGGCTGGTTCTCAGTTCTGCACTTGATCCAAATCATCAGATCGCATTAAAAACAGCAAAACACGGTGATCATGTGGCGATTATTGCGCTAACGGTGATGAACGTCGATCGAGCTTTTGCAGTCAGTACTTCGCGAGGCGCTTTGTCTGCCGTTCCGCCCACCGAAGAAAGCGATGAAAATGGAACATATCGATATGCAACGATCTACGGCTATGGAAATACTTTAATTAAATTTGTAGAACGCGATCGCTATCATGGCGTTTTTGCTCCGGGATATGTTTCTCGCATCACTCAACCTCACACCGATGCTGGATTAATCAAAATTGATCACGTTGTGGGGAATGTTGAGCAAGGACAAATGGATCACTGGGTGAAGTTTTTTGAGAACGTATTGGAACTCGATTTATTAGCAAAATTTGATGATAGCGTGATTGCTACTGAGTATTCTGCTCTAACATCATCGGTGATGCAGAGTACAACCGGAGCGATTAAACTTCCGATTAACGAACCAGCGATCGGGAAAGGGAAATCTCAGATTCAAGAATTTCTAGAGTACAATCGGGGCGCGGGTGTGCAGCATGTTGCATATTTGACTTATGACATTATCGATACTGTGACTAAATTAAAGAGTTTAGGCATCGAATTTCTGAATGTGCCGCGATCGTATTACACCGATTTAGAAGCGCGAATCGGTAAGATTGATCAATCGATCGAGCAATTGGCGGAACTAGGGATTTTAGTCGATCGCGATCGTGAAGGCTACCTTTTACAAATTTTCACTCGTCCGGTGCAGGATCGCCCAACGCTATTTTTTGAAATCATTGAGCGGCATGGCTCACAAGGCTTTGGAGAAGGAAATTTCAAATCGTTGTTTGAAGCGATCGAGCGCGAACAAGCTTTACGAGGAAATCTTTAA
- a CDS encoding methyltransferase domain-containing protein codes for MTDTTLPYDIEQAVRERYEAGARQPQASLCCPTDGYDSRYLEILPQEIIEKDYGCGDPTRYVNPGETVVDLGSGAGKNCYILAQKVGATGKIIGVDMNDEMLGLSRKYLLPMSEKLGYENVSFVKGKIQDLALNLDSVQQWLEQHPIHSVEQVAAFEAECDRLRQSQPLIASDSVDVVISNCVLNLVRPQDKKQLFQEIFRVLKRGGRAVISDIVCDEPPTEKILNDPELWSGCIAGAFLENEFLEMFEQAGFYGIEILARQTEPWQVVDGVEFRSLTVQAFKGKQGECLERNQAVIYRGPWKSVQDDDGHTLYRGERMAVCDKTFQIYTHPNGAYHSEIIAIEPYEEVPYESATAFPCVGDTIRDPRQTKGANYRMTTDSDDCCSSSQSCC; via the coding sequence ATGACAGATACAACACTTCCCTACGATATCGAGCAAGCCGTAAGAGAACGCTACGAAGCGGGCGCACGTCAGCCACAAGCTTCTCTCTGCTGTCCGACCGATGGCTATGATTCACGCTACTTAGAGATTTTGCCGCAGGAAATCATCGAGAAAGACTATGGATGTGGTGATCCAACGCGCTATGTGAATCCAGGTGAAACTGTGGTTGATCTCGGTTCTGGAGCCGGAAAAAATTGCTACATTCTGGCGCAAAAAGTCGGCGCAACTGGGAAAATCATCGGTGTTGATATGAACGATGAAATGCTCGGTTTATCGCGGAAGTATTTGCTGCCGATGAGTGAGAAGCTTGGCTATGAAAATGTCAGCTTTGTGAAAGGTAAAATTCAGGATCTCGCCTTAAATCTAGATTCAGTACAGCAATGGCTCGAACAACATCCAATTCATTCTGTAGAGCAAGTTGCAGCGTTTGAAGCAGAATGCGATCGCTTACGTCAATCTCAACCGTTAATCGCTTCTGATAGCGTTGATGTTGTGATTTCCAATTGTGTACTGAATCTTGTTCGTCCTCAAGATAAAAAACAATTATTTCAAGAAATCTTTCGTGTACTCAAACGCGGTGGAAGAGCCGTGATCTCTGATATTGTCTGTGATGAACCACCAACCGAAAAGATTCTGAACGATCCTGAACTTTGGAGCGGTTGTATTGCAGGAGCATTTCTCGAAAATGAGTTTCTAGAAATGTTCGAGCAAGCTGGATTTTATGGAATTGAAATCTTGGCGCGGCAGACAGAACCGTGGCAAGTGGTTGATGGTGTGGAATTTCGATCGCTGACTGTTCAAGCGTTCAAAGGTAAACAAGGCGAATGTTTAGAACGCAATCAAGCAGTAATTTATCGAGGTCCTTGGAAGTCGGTACAAGATGACGATGGACATACCTTGTATCGTGGTGAACGCATGGCAGTCTGTGATAAAACCTTTCAGATTTATACCCATCCAAACGGGGCTTATCACTCGGAAATTATTGCGATCGAGCCTTATGAAGAAGTGCCTTACGAATCTGCAACGGCTTTTCCTTGTGTCGGTGATACGATTCGCGATCCCCGTCAAACGAAAGGTGCGAACTATCGGATGACAACTGATAGCGATGATTGTTGTAGTAGTTCTCAAAGCTGCTGTTAG